The proteins below are encoded in one region of Effusibacillus dendaii:
- the yqeH gene encoding ribosome biogenesis GTPase YqeH, with the protein MDPVITCRGCGIQLQTEHPDRPGYAPASAMTKETPICRRCFRIKHYSEVSSVSVLNDDFIRIVSEIGEKEAFVLKVVDLFDFSGSWIDNLRKYIGNNPLFLVANKVDLLPKQTNLEKASRWLQREVEKKEIQLAGTALVSAVKGIGIERVKTAIERHANMRDVYVVGTANVGKSTLINRLIGLFGETGDVELTTSRFPGTTLSAVRVEIPNYIHPLIDTPGILTNHRLTDLVCAKCLKLIVPDRTIDPRVFQLNSQQTLFFGGLARFDFLSGERQPFVCYVANQLEIHRTKLENADSLYEKHVGGLLAPPCDQCGNHLRDWIVHKLQLKKGQSTDIVISGLGWIAVHGDGCQVNVHVPRGVDVSLRPSVI; encoded by the coding sequence ATGGACCCAGTGATCACGTGCAGAGGATGCGGCATTCAGTTGCAGACTGAGCATCCGGACAGGCCCGGTTATGCGCCTGCTTCTGCCATGACGAAGGAAACGCCGATTTGCCGCCGCTGTTTTCGAATCAAACATTACAGCGAGGTGTCGTCCGTTTCGGTTTTGAATGATGACTTTATCCGGATCGTCAGCGAAATTGGAGAAAAAGAAGCGTTTGTCCTGAAAGTGGTGGACCTGTTTGATTTCTCCGGTTCTTGGATTGACAATCTGCGAAAATACATAGGTAACAACCCTTTGTTTTTGGTGGCTAACAAAGTCGATTTGTTGCCAAAACAAACGAATCTTGAAAAGGCTTCCCGATGGCTGCAAAGGGAAGTCGAAAAAAAGGAGATTCAACTGGCGGGTACCGCGCTTGTATCGGCAGTTAAAGGAATTGGCATTGAGCGGGTGAAAACAGCCATTGAACGGCATGCAAACATGCGCGATGTGTATGTGGTCGGTACTGCAAATGTCGGGAAATCAACACTGATTAACCGATTGATCGGACTCTTTGGGGAAACGGGCGATGTGGAACTGACCACTTCACGCTTCCCGGGGACCACTCTGTCAGCTGTACGGGTTGAGATTCCGAACTATATACATCCGTTGATCGATACGCCCGGTATTCTAACAAATCACCGGCTGACAGATCTGGTTTGTGCAAAATGCTTAAAACTGATTGTTCCGGATCGGACGATTGACCCCCGCGTCTTTCAGTTGAACAGTCAACAGACGTTGTTTTTTGGCGGGTTGGCACGATTTGATTTCCTCAGCGGAGAGCGTCAGCCGTTTGTCTGTTATGTTGCCAATCAGTTAGAGATACACCGAACCAAGCTGGAAAACGCTGATTCTCTCTACGAAAAACATGTGGGCGGCTTGTTGGCGCCACCTTGCGATCAGTGTGGAAATCATTTGCGTGATTGGATTGTGCATAAACTGCAGTTGAAAAAAGGACAATCCACTGATATTGTGATCTCCGGACTCGGCTGGATTGCTGTGCACGGGGACGGCTGTCAGGTTAATGTCCATGTACCGCGCGGCGTAGATGTTTCTTTGCGACCCTCCGTAATCTGA
- a CDS encoding shikimate dehydrogenase — MNSNGHLTLIGLFGHPIHHSRSPLMQNAAFRAKGLPYTYVAFDVFPEQLKTAAESIRILGMRGVNVTIPHKVDIMACLDELSPAAKLIGAVNTVVNEKGTLIGHNTDGSGYVRSLLEETRLSLPDANVLVLGAGGAARAVAAAMALQGAKRIQIVNRTPEKGRELAERLGTFCPAEAVSYQDLPELVSEADLLVNTTSVGMHPNEQEIPLPPDLLHEKLVVSDLIYNPRQTRLLWEAAKRGAKTHGGLGMFIYQGAEAFTLWTGEDAPVELMRKTIESSL; from the coding sequence ATGAATTCGAATGGGCATTTAACTTTAATCGGTTTGTTCGGTCATCCGATACATCATTCCCGGTCGCCACTCATGCAAAATGCAGCGTTTCGCGCTAAAGGACTCCCGTATACATATGTCGCGTTTGATGTTTTTCCCGAACAACTGAAAACGGCTGCGGAAAGCATTCGGATATTGGGGATGCGCGGCGTTAACGTAACAATTCCGCATAAAGTGGATATCATGGCTTGTCTGGATGAATTGAGTCCAGCAGCGAAACTGATTGGTGCAGTCAACACAGTTGTCAATGAAAAAGGTACACTGATTGGACATAATACGGATGGGAGCGGCTATGTCCGTTCACTTTTGGAAGAAACAAGATTATCATTGCCTGATGCGAACGTTTTGGTGCTGGGAGCAGGTGGTGCAGCGCGGGCAGTAGCGGCGGCAATGGCACTGCAGGGCGCCAAACGGATTCAAATCGTCAACCGGACGCCGGAAAAGGGGCGTGAACTTGCCGAACGTCTTGGGACGTTTTGTCCGGCGGAAGCAGTTTCCTACCAGGATTTACCGGAATTGGTCAGTGAAGCAGACCTGCTGGTCAATACCACATCGGTTGGCATGCACCCAAATGAACAGGAGATCCCGCTTCCGCCAGACCTTTTGCATGAAAAATTGGTGGTATCCGATCTGATTTATAATCCGCGTCAAACTCGTTTACTGTGGGAAGCGGCCAAGCGGGGTGCAAAGACGCATGGTGGATTGGGAATGTTCATATATCAAGGGGCGGAGGCGTTCACGCTGTGGACAGGTGAGGATGCGCCTGTCGAACTGATGCGGAAAACCATCGAATCGTCGCTCTAA
- the yhbY gene encoding ribosome assembly RNA-binding protein YhbY, which produces MLTGKQKRYLRSLAHHLNPVMQVGKGGVSDNMLEQVSLALEARELIKISVLNNCEYDKEEVAEQLADGTNAELVQLIGKTVVLYRESAEQKQIELPR; this is translated from the coding sequence ATGCTGACAGGCAAACAAAAAAGATATCTGCGTTCGTTGGCGCACCACCTTAACCCGGTCATGCAGGTAGGGAAAGGCGGTGTGTCGGATAACATGCTGGAACAGGTGTCGCTGGCGCTTGAAGCGCGCGAACTGATCAAAATATCGGTTCTCAACAATTGTGAATACGACAAAGAGGAAGTGGCGGAACAGCTGGCGGACGGCACGAACGCCGAACTGGTCCAATTAATCGGTAAAACGGTCGTTTTATACAGGGAATCGGCCGAACAAAAGCAGATCGAACTGCCGCGCTAA
- the nadD gene encoding nicotinate-nucleotide adenylyltransferase, producing the protein MKIGLFGGTFDPIHIGHMVAARVALEALGLNRVIFIPTGFPPHKMGVSVTPAEKRLQMVVLAAGYDPVFSVSDWELTQQGPSYTVDTLTHYRSEYPADELYFIMGADMLHDFPNWRQPDKILQLARLVGMARPGFDLDKCQALLQKEIPGSEERVYFVDMPGLEISSTWLRERIRNRQAVDFLIPDRVIHFIEENRLYDGE; encoded by the coding sequence GTGAAAATTGGGCTTTTTGGGGGCACCTTTGATCCCATCCACATTGGACACATGGTGGCGGCCCGCGTGGCGTTGGAAGCTCTGGGTCTGAACCGGGTCATTTTCATTCCAACCGGATTTCCCCCGCATAAAATGGGGGTTTCCGTCACCCCTGCTGAAAAACGGCTGCAGATGGTAGTGTTGGCTGCCGGGTACGATCCCGTTTTTTCCGTGTCTGATTGGGAACTCACACAGCAGGGGCCGTCTTATACGGTGGATACGCTGACTCATTACAGGTCTGAATATCCTGCTGACGAGTTATACTTTATTATGGGGGCCGATATGCTGCACGATTTCCCGAACTGGCGGCAACCGGACAAGATCCTGCAGTTGGCCCGCTTAGTTGGGATGGCGAGACCAGGTTTTGACCTTGATAAATGCCAAGCGCTTTTGCAAAAGGAGATTCCCGGCAGTGAAGAGCGGGTTTATTTTGTTGACATGCCCGGTCTTGAGATATCTTCCACATGGTTAAGAGAACGAATCCGCAATCGGCAGGCAGTTGATTTTTTGATTCCTGACCGGGTGATTCATTTTATCGAGGAGAATCGGTTGTATGACGGAGAGTGA
- the yqeK gene encoding bis(5'-nucleosyl)-tetraphosphatase (symmetrical) YqeK — protein sequence MTESEIREKVKSALKEKRFQHVEGVVETADRLARKYGVNPEQARLAAWIHDYCKEWSEEKLVQVAKELGIDDSYFEVTELLHGHIAAEIAPQEFGIVDPEVRNACRYHTSGRANMTLLEKVVYLADAIEPGRDYPAVEDIRKVAEEDLDKAVALSMDNTIEFLLKRRLPIFPLSVVARNDLWRKQKDSRGR from the coding sequence ATGACGGAGAGTGAAATTCGCGAGAAAGTCAAATCGGCCTTGAAAGAAAAGCGGTTTCAGCATGTAGAAGGGGTTGTCGAAACGGCTGACCGTTTGGCCCGAAAATATGGCGTCAATCCGGAACAGGCGAGGTTGGCCGCCTGGATCCATGATTATTGTAAGGAATGGTCAGAGGAAAAACTGGTTCAGGTGGCGAAAGAATTAGGTATAGACGATTCCTATTTTGAAGTGACCGAATTGCTTCACGGCCACATTGCGGCTGAAATTGCGCCGCAGGAGTTCGGAATTGTCGATCCGGAAGTGAGGAACGCCTGCCGCTATCATACATCCGGTCGGGCGAACATGACACTGCTTGAAAAAGTGGTTTACCTGGCCGATGCAATTGAACCGGGGCGTGACTATCCTGCTGTGGAGGACATTCGCAAGGTGGCAGAAGAGGATCTTGACAAGGCAGTCGCTCTGTCGATGGACAACACGATTGAGTTCCTGTTAAAACGTCGGCTCCCCATCTTTCCGCTGTCTGTCGTTGCACGAAATGATCTGTGGCGGAAACAGAAGGACAGCCGGGGACGTTGA
- the rsfS gene encoding ribosome silencing factor has protein sequence MGEKTVEYARLAAAAVADKKAKDIVMLDIRGLSVIADYFVLCSGNSTTQVQAIAKAVKEKMGQKGITVKGMEGYDEAKWVLIDCGDVVVHVFREEEREFYNLDRIWSDAHELSIV, from the coding sequence ATGGGTGAAAAAACGGTGGAATATGCTCGTTTGGCTGCTGCGGCGGTCGCAGACAAGAAGGCGAAAGACATTGTTATGCTCGACATACGAGGATTGTCGGTAATAGCGGATTACTTCGTCTTATGCAGCGGAAATTCCACTACTCAGGTGCAAGCTATCGCAAAAGCGGTAAAGGAAAAGATGGGGCAGAAAGGGATTACAGTTAAAGGGATGGAAGGGTACGACGAGGCAAAATGGGTTTTAATCGATTGCGGAGACGTGGTGGTTCATGTGTTCCGGGAAGAAGAAAGGGAATTTTACAATCTTGACCGAATTTGGAGCGACGCACACGAGTTGAGTATCGTATAA
- a CDS encoding class I SAM-dependent DNA methyltransferase, with amino-acid sequence MQGSTYRDFAEFYDMLMEDAPYDLWLGLFTESMQQEFGGDRRLKVADIGCGTGTLSIRLMELGHQVCAVDLSEDMLVRAQAKLNRPTPFLRFLQQDMRHLRLPEAVDCAVSFCDSLNYLREETDLLAAFQSIRSQLKPDGVFLFDMHTPYHLEQELGQETFYDIREDIAYIWQSRFDGRRCEVEYDVTFFAKTEADVYRRFQETHWQRAYPREVIEGLLRQAGFEKVTCGADFHWNEPGEGAKRYFFKAKIR; translated from the coding sequence ATGCAGGGGTCTACGTATCGCGATTTTGCGGAATTTTACGATATGCTGATGGAAGATGCTCCCTATGATCTGTGGTTGGGGCTGTTTACAGAATCGATGCAGCAGGAATTTGGCGGGGACCGTCGCTTGAAAGTCGCCGACATTGGCTGTGGAACCGGCACATTATCCATCCGTTTGATGGAGTTGGGACATCAGGTATGTGCGGTTGACTTGTCAGAGGACATGCTGGTGCGGGCGCAGGCGAAACTGAATCGCCCCACACCTTTTTTGCGGTTCTTGCAGCAGGATATGCGGCATTTGCGGCTGCCGGAAGCGGTTGACTGTGCCGTGTCGTTTTGCGATTCTCTCAATTATTTGCGGGAGGAAACCGATTTGTTGGCGGCGTTCCAATCCATTCGCTCCCAATTGAAACCGGACGGCGTTTTTCTGTTTGACATGCATACGCCGTATCATTTGGAACAGGAGTTGGGCCAAGAGACGTTCTATGATATTCGGGAGGACATTGCGTACATCTGGCAAAGTCGATTTGATGGACGGCGGTGTGAAGTAGAATACGATGTGACTTTTTTTGCCAAAACGGAAGCGGATGTGTATCGTCGATTTCAGGAAACCCATTGGCAGCGGGCTTATCCGCGAGAAGTGATTGAAGGGCTGCTTCGCCAGGCAGGATTTGAAAAAGTAACATGCGGTGCTGATTTTCACTGGAACGAACCGGGCGAAGGAGCGAAAAGGTATTTTTTTAAAGCGAAGATACGGTAA
- a CDS encoding cobyric acid synthase: protein MSLRLMVQGTSSDVGKSLLCTALCRIFARKGYRVAPFKSQNMALNSYVTSDGKEIGRAQGVQAEAAGVEATVDMNPILLKPKGDMTSQVVVRGVPLQDMSAVEYRQNYIPQALQVVKESLDRLRSEFEVLIIEGAGSPAEINLKSRDIANMKIAELADAPVILVADIDRGGVFASIVGTLELLEAAERNRVKGFIINKFRGDIRLLAPGIDWLEKRTGIPVLGVVPYRRNLYIESEDSVVLDSLTAAAAGQNQIDVAVIRFPFISNFTDVDPLRFEPDVSLRFVADVDQLGMPDLVILPGTKNTVDDLVWLKRSGLAEAIRCRAKDGRVLGICGGYQMLGSRLFDPDFVESDLPELEGLGLLDVTTRFLPQKTTVQAQGTVLTLPAQSAVLSGLPVEGYEIHMGQSERGKRVAPFCRLESENGRKQEEGAVNETGTVIGTYLHGILHNDSFRRILLDQIRIGKGLAPLETTVSNHRRRQEAFDEWADTVETELDMERLFSIMKMFEERSVIK, encoded by the coding sequence TTGAGTTTACGGTTGATGGTGCAGGGAACCTCCAGTGACGTCGGGAAAAGTTTGTTGTGTACGGCGCTCTGCCGGATTTTTGCTAGAAAAGGGTACCGGGTCGCGCCTTTCAAATCACAAAATATGGCGCTCAACTCGTATGTAACGAGTGACGGCAAGGAGATTGGCCGGGCGCAGGGTGTTCAGGCCGAAGCTGCCGGCGTGGAAGCGACGGTCGACATGAATCCGATTTTATTAAAGCCCAAAGGGGATATGACATCACAAGTGGTGGTGCGCGGTGTTCCCTTACAGGATATGTCGGCTGTCGAATATCGGCAGAATTATATTCCGCAGGCTCTGCAGGTGGTTAAGGAGTCGCTGGACCGTTTGCGAAGCGAATTTGAAGTATTGATTATCGAAGGGGCAGGCAGTCCGGCCGAGATCAATTTGAAAAGCCGGGACATCGCGAATATGAAAATAGCCGAACTGGCAGACGCACCTGTGATTTTGGTGGCGGATATTGATCGGGGCGGCGTCTTCGCATCGATTGTCGGTACGCTGGAACTGCTTGAGGCGGCGGAACGAAACCGGGTGAAAGGCTTTATTATCAATAAATTTCGCGGCGATATTCGCCTGCTTGCGCCAGGCATTGACTGGCTGGAAAAACGGACTGGAATTCCGGTGCTTGGCGTAGTTCCCTATCGGCGGAATCTCTATATTGAAAGCGAGGATTCGGTTGTATTGGACAGCTTAACTGCGGCGGCCGCAGGACAAAACCAGATTGATGTAGCGGTGATCCGGTTTCCCTTTATCTCCAATTTTACGGATGTGGATCCGCTGCGGTTTGAGCCGGATGTATCGCTGCGCTTTGTAGCTGACGTTGATCAGCTTGGAATGCCGGATTTAGTCATCTTGCCGGGAACTAAAAACACGGTTGACGATCTGGTTTGGCTGAAACGATCCGGTTTGGCGGAGGCAATCCGGTGTCGGGCAAAAGATGGCCGGGTCCTGGGCATTTGCGGCGGCTATCAGATGTTGGGCAGCCGTCTGTTTGATCCCGATTTTGTCGAGTCTGACCTGCCGGAATTAGAAGGATTGGGGTTGTTGGACGTGACAACCCGGTTTTTACCTCAGAAAACAACGGTTCAGGCGCAAGGAACCGTTTTAACGCTGCCAGCCCAATCGGCTGTTTTGTCCGGTCTGCCAGTGGAAGGATACGAAATCCATATGGGGCAGTCGGAGCGGGGAAAACGGGTGGCCCCCTTTTGCCGGCTGGAAAGTGAAAATGGCCGAAAACAGGAAGAGGGAGCGGTGAACGAAACAGGCACTGTGATCGGTACGTATTTACACGGTATTTTACATAACGATTCATTCCGCAGAATCTTATTGGATCAGATTCGGATCGGGAAAGGACTCGCACCGCTTGAAACAACAGTATCCAATCACCGTCGGCGGCAGGAAGCGTTTGACGAATGGGCCGATACGGTGGAAACGGAGCTTGATATGGAACGCCTTTTTTCGATCATGAAAATGTTTGAGGAAAGAAGTGTGATCAAATGA
- a CDS encoding cob(I)yrinic acid a,c-diamide adenosyltransferase translates to MKIYTRTGDKGMTGVIGGRVRKDSIRVEAYGTVDELNSFVGQAIVLMDRSKYQDMIADLTEIQHELFDAGGDLAYVKAPEGSQITYKINADMVTRLEQWIDRYDAECPPIKRFVLPGGSPVSAALHVCRTVARRAERRVVTLAEEEPINQEVRRYLNRLSDFFFAVARTANVREGMGDVEYKRGGEVFG, encoded by the coding sequence ATGAAAATCTATACGCGAACAGGCGACAAAGGAATGACAGGCGTGATTGGCGGACGCGTCCGGAAAGATTCGATCCGGGTCGAGGCTTACGGTACCGTTGATGAGCTGAATTCGTTCGTTGGCCAGGCGATTGTTTTGATGGACCGCAGCAAATATCAAGATATGATTGCCGATTTGACGGAAATTCAGCACGAATTGTTTGATGCAGGCGGCGATTTGGCATATGTAAAAGCACCGGAAGGGTCGCAGATCACATACAAAATCAATGCAGACATGGTCACTCGTCTGGAACAGTGGATTGATCGGTACGATGCGGAGTGTCCACCCATTAAACGATTTGTTTTGCCGGGCGGGAGCCCTGTTTCGGCTGCTCTGCATGTTTGCCGAACGGTCGCCAGGCGGGCGGAGCGGCGGGTGGTAACGCTTGCGGAAGAAGAGCCGATCAATCAAGAGGTGCGTCGCTATTTAAACCGCCTGTCCGATTTTTTCTTTGCGGTGGCTCGAACCGCCAATGTTCGCGAAGGTATGGGGGATGTCGAGTACAAACGCGGCGGGGAAGTGTTCGGATAA